A single Triticum dicoccoides isolate Atlit2015 ecotype Zavitan chromosome 2A, WEW_v2.0, whole genome shotgun sequence DNA region contains:
- the LOC119354340 gene encoding glucan endo-1,3-beta-glucosidase 1-like — translation MGARSRGGTRSLLLLSLHLLCLHSCLRCSVSAAGSGDPYVGVTIGTAVTNLLSPSDLAAFLRAQRITHVRLYDADPRLLSALASSGATAIVGVPNDELLALGSSPATASAWVARRVLPFAAANSTTPGLISAIAVGDEVPTALPSALPILLPAIQSLAAALTAANLSSIPVSTPLPFSIVLEPFPPSQAYFNQSLAKSFLLPLLSHLANTSAPLMLNLYPYYSLMQSSGVVPVDNAMFKPLPPSLEMVDPNTLLHYTNVFDAMLDAVYVALKNLNVSAGIPVLVTETGWPSYGDRKQEPYASKDNANTYNSNLIKHVTEKPGTPMRPGTQASVYIYELFNEDLRPGPASEANWGLFHGNGTPVYLLHVTGKDGFLGNDTTDRTFCIAADDADEKAVQAAMDWACGPGRSDCTAIQPGEGCYEPNDVRSHASFAFNTYYQSQGKAGGSCYFQGAGMVTTTDPSHDSCIFVGSKLYSNVTKSDGANTTTTQTSDAEGYAVWRLRTGREKGFLSALRLLLSLMVVVIMTNSNFWT, via the exons ATGGGGGCTAGGAGCAGAGGAGGCACACGCAGcctgctcctcctctcgctccaccTTCTCTGCCTCCATTCCTGTCTGCGCT GCTCGGTCTCCGCGGCGGGCTCCGGCGACCCCTACGTCGGCGTCACGATCGGCACGGCGGTAACCAACCTGCTGTCCCCGTCGGACCTCGCGGCGTTCCTCCGCGCGCAGCGCATCACCCACGTGCGCCTCTACGACGCCGACCCACGCCTGCTCTCCGCGCTCGCCTCCTCCGGCGCCACCGCCATCGTCGGCGTCCCCAACGACGAGCTCCTCGCGCTCGGCTCCTCCCCGGCCACCGCCTCCGCCTGGGTCGCCCGCCGGGTGCTCCCCTTCGCCGCCGCCAACTCAACCACCCCGGGCCTCATCTCCGCCATcgccgtcggcgacgaggtccccaCCGCCCTGCCCTCCGCGCTCCCCATCCTCCTCCCCGCCATCCAGTCCCTCGCCGCCGCGCTCACCGCCGCCAACCTCTCCTCCATCCCCGTCTCCACCCCGCTCCCTTTCTCCATCGTCCTCGAGCCCTTCCCCCCGTCCCAGGCCTACTTCAACCAGTCCCTCGCCAAATccttcctcctcccgctcctctcCCACCTCGCCAACACCTCCGCGCCCCTCATGCTCAACCTCTACCCCTACTACTCGCTGATGCAGAGCAGTGGCGTCGTCCCCGTCGACAACGCCATGTTCAAGCCGCTCCCGCCGTCGCTGGAGATGGTCGACCCCAACACGCTGCTCCACTACACCAACGTGTTCGACGCCATGCTCGACGCGGTGTACGTCGCCCTCAAGAACCTCAACGTCAGCGCCGGCATCCCGGTGCTGGTCACCGAGACCGGGTGGCCGTCCTACGGGGACCGCAAGCAAGAGCCGTACGCCAGCAAGGACAACGCCAACACCTACAACTCCAACCTCATCAAGCATGTCACGGAGAAGCCCGGGACGCCTATGCGGCCCGGCACGCAGGCGAGCGTGTACATCTACGAGCTCTTCAACGAGGACCTGCGGCCGGGGCCGGCGTCGGAGGCCAACTGGGGGCTCTTCCACGGCAACGGCACGCCGGTGTACCTGCTCCACGTGACCGGGAAGGACGGTTTCTTGGGGAACGACACGACGGACCGGACGTTCTGCATCGCGGCGGACGACGCGGACGAGAAGGCGGTGCAGGCTGCCATGGACTGGGCATGCGGCCCCGGCCGGTCTGACTGCACGGCGATACAGCCCGGGGAGGGGTGCTACGAGCCCAACGACGTGCGGAGCCACGCCTCGTTCGCCTTCAACACCTACTACCAGTCGCAGGGCAAGGCCGGCGGCTCCTGCTACTTCCAGGGCGCCGGCATGGTCACCACCACCGATCCCA GTCATGATAGCTGCATCTTTGTTGGAAG TAAACTGTATAGCaacgtcaccaaatctgacggtgcAAACACAACCACGACGCAGACAAGTGATGCTGAAGGATATGCGGTATGGAGACTGAGAACAGGAAGGGAGAAAGGTTTCTTGTCGGCCCTCCGTTTGCTGTTGAGCCTGATGGTGGTGGTTATCATGACGAATTCAAACTTTTGGACATAA